In a genomic window of Corynebacterium lizhenjunii:
- a CDS encoding YibE/F family protein, whose translation MAKHSAPSSRSSRPRRAGVVVHSPWRIGLISLLAVALIATLTGLVLLWPRSEPQEHVSPEFTRTYALNQPQVTGTVEYTDSNLCHSPATGLAFDTPPMRPAAEEPADCARSFITLTSGQNAGRNTQLVFWGVAGDPTLEAGDEILLSESTDEEGTVRYSFADYQRSGELWMWAAIIAIIIIAFAAWQGVRSLVGLGYTLGVVFVFLLPALIEGSQPLFVGIVACATIVLVAIPLVHGVNWKSASALGGSLTTLALAALVAWATIDSTRLEGFSSEDNLKLLLYLPSVSIVGVLLCGFIIGALGGLNDVAIAQASTITELYAADPKARPGQLFVSAMKVGRDHIGSMVYTIVLSYTGATLPLLILISAAERPLGQVLTSDLVATELLRSGVGAVALTLTVPITTFIAALTVPDRRPTAIVSQTDPA comes from the coding sequence ATGGCTAAACACTCCGCTCCGTCTTCCCGGTCTTCCCGCCCGCGCCGCGCTGGGGTTGTGGTCCACAGCCCTTGGCGGATAGGGCTAATTTCCCTGCTGGCCGTGGCGTTGATTGCCACGCTGACCGGCCTGGTGTTGCTGTGGCCGCGCTCGGAACCCCAGGAGCACGTAAGCCCGGAGTTTACGCGCACCTACGCCCTCAACCAGCCGCAGGTCACGGGCACTGTGGAGTACACCGACTCTAATTTGTGTCACTCTCCTGCCACGGGTTTAGCTTTCGACACTCCGCCGATGCGCCCCGCCGCCGAGGAGCCTGCCGATTGCGCGCGCTCCTTCATCACCTTAACCTCCGGGCAGAATGCTGGCCGCAACACGCAGCTGGTGTTCTGGGGCGTGGCTGGAGACCCCACGCTGGAAGCAGGCGATGAGATTTTACTTTCCGAGTCCACCGATGAGGAAGGCACAGTGCGCTATTCCTTTGCGGACTATCAGCGCAGCGGGGAGCTGTGGATGTGGGCGGCGATTATTGCGATTATTATCATCGCTTTTGCCGCCTGGCAGGGCGTGCGCTCGCTGGTAGGACTGGGCTACACCCTGGGCGTGGTGTTTGTTTTCTTGTTGCCCGCGCTTATTGAAGGCTCCCAGCCGTTGTTTGTGGGCATAGTTGCGTGTGCGACCATCGTGCTGGTGGCTATCCCCCTGGTCCACGGAGTGAATTGGAAGTCGGCGTCTGCTTTGGGCGGTTCGCTGACAACTTTGGCCCTGGCGGCCCTGGTGGCGTGGGCGACTATCGACTCCACCCGCCTGGAGGGCTTTAGCTCCGAGGACAATTTGAAGCTGCTGCTGTATTTGCCCTCCGTGTCGATTGTGGGGGTGTTGTTGTGTGGGTTCATTATCGGCGCGCTGGGTGGGCTCAATGACGTGGCGATTGCGCAGGCCTCCACCATCACGGAGTTGTATGCGGCGGACCCGAAGGCCCGCCCGGGGCAGCTTTTTGTCTCTGCAATGAAGGTGGGCCGCGACCACATTGGTTCTATGGTCTACACCATTGTGCTTTCCTACACGGGCGCTACCCTGCCGCTGCTTATCCTCATTAGCGCCGCCGAGCGGCCCCTGGGCCAGGTATTGACCTCTGATTTGGTGGCCACGGAGCTGTTGCGCTCCGGGGTGGGCGCGGTGGCGCTGACCCTGACCGTGCCGATCACCACCTTCATCGCCGCCCTGACTGTTCCCGACCGTCGCCCCACCGCCATTGTGAGTCAGACCGACCCGGCGTAG
- a CDS encoding UDP-glucose dehydrogenase family protein, with the protein MHVTVIGTGYLGATHAACLAQLGHQVLGLDTDAHKVAALNSGTPPFFEPGLPELLRRNLAAGRLQFTTDYALAARYANVHFLAVGTPQRPGSYAADVSFLHAAIRALAPHLRGHHVIVGKSTVPVGTAQALQELADTLAAPTATIELAWNPEFLREGHAVADSLRPDRIVLGVQACPAAVLSQHPAPEAAKPAKQQPGPSADRGSFAEPAPPSLAEAALRDIYAQALAQGTAFLVTDLQTAELVKVSANAFLATKISFINAVSEICEATGADVVALSQALGLDQRIGPHFLGAGLGFGGGCLPKDIRAFMARAGELGVDQALTFLREVDAINQRRRQRVVDLAREACGGAVRGHRIAMLGCAFKPNSDDVRDSPALAVAGALALAGAQVAVYDPQGMANAAQEYPTLEYADCAASALRGAHLVILATEWQEFCDLDPHAAAGWVACPQLIDARNALPVPAWQAAGWTVRALGRTLD; encoded by the coding sequence ATGCACGTGACGGTTATTGGTACTGGTTATTTGGGCGCCACGCATGCGGCTTGCCTGGCGCAGCTGGGCCATCAGGTGCTGGGGCTAGACACGGACGCGCACAAGGTTGCTGCGCTTAATTCCGGGACTCCGCCTTTCTTCGAGCCGGGTTTGCCGGAGCTGCTGCGGCGCAATCTTGCCGCCGGTCGCCTGCAGTTCACCACGGATTATGCCCTCGCTGCGCGGTATGCGAATGTGCATTTCCTGGCGGTGGGCACCCCGCAGCGCCCGGGTTCCTACGCAGCGGATGTCAGCTTCCTGCACGCTGCTATCCGGGCCTTGGCCCCGCACCTGCGCGGGCACCATGTCATCGTTGGGAAGTCCACAGTTCCGGTGGGCACGGCGCAGGCTTTACAAGAGCTTGCCGATACCCTCGCTGCCCCCACCGCCACCATCGAACTGGCTTGGAACCCGGAGTTTCTTCGGGAAGGTCACGCGGTGGCGGACTCGTTGCGCCCGGACCGTATTGTCCTGGGTGTACAGGCTTGCCCCGCGGCTGTCTTGTCGCAACACCCGGCTCCGGAGGCGGCGAAGCCTGCCAAACAACAGCCGGGCCCATCTGCGGATCGGGGATCATTTGCGGAGCCGGCACCGCCAAGTCTCGCCGAGGCTGCCCTGCGCGACATCTACGCTCAAGCCCTCGCGCAGGGCACTGCCTTCCTGGTCACGGACCTGCAGACCGCGGAGCTGGTGAAGGTTTCTGCCAACGCATTTTTAGCGACGAAGATATCCTTCATTAACGCTGTCTCAGAGATTTGTGAGGCCACCGGCGCGGACGTGGTGGCCCTATCGCAGGCGTTGGGGCTGGACCAGCGGATTGGCCCGCACTTTTTGGGCGCCGGCCTGGGCTTTGGCGGTGGGTGTCTGCCTAAGGATATCCGGGCGTTCATGGCGCGTGCAGGCGAGTTGGGCGTGGACCAGGCGTTGACCTTCCTGCGGGAGGTGGACGCGATTAACCAGCGCAGGCGGCAACGGGTGGTGGACTTGGCGCGGGAGGCGTGCGGGGGTGCGGTGCGGGGGCATCGGATAGCTATGCTGGGCTGCGCTTTTAAGCCGAACTCGGACGATGTTCGGGATTCCCCGGCGCTGGCCGTGGCCGGGGCCTTGGCGCTGGCGGGCGCGCAGGTGGCAGTATATGACCCGCAGGGGATGGCCAACGCCGCGCAGGAGTACCCGACCTTGGAGTACGCGGATTGTGCTGCAAGTGCCCTGCGCGGCGCCCACCTGGTTATCTTGGCTACTGAGTGGCAGGAGTTCTGTGACCTGGACCCGCACGCTGCTGCTGGGTGGGTGGCTTGCCCACAGCTTATCGATGCCCGCAATGCCCTCCCCGTCCCCGCATGGCAGGCCGCCGGCTGGACCGTCCGGGCGCTGGGGCGCACCCTGGATTAG
- the dcd gene encoding dCTP deaminase, producing the protein MLLSDRDIRAAIDSQQLAIEPYQAEMVQPSSIDVRLDKFFRVFNNSRYTHIDPKEEMPDLTSLVEVEDGDAFVLHPGEFVLGATFEKFTLPADLAGRLEGKSSLGRLGLLTHSTAGFIDPGFCGHITLELSNTANLPITLWPGMKVGQLALFRMSSPAENPYGTGALGSKYQGQRGPTPSKSYLNFR; encoded by the coding sequence GTGCTTCTTTCAGATCGTGACATCCGCGCCGCCATTGATTCTCAACAGTTGGCCATTGAGCCTTATCAGGCGGAGATGGTGCAGCCGTCCTCTATCGATGTGCGGCTGGATAAGTTCTTCCGGGTGTTCAACAACTCCCGTTACACGCACATTGATCCCAAGGAAGAAATGCCGGACTTGACCAGCCTGGTGGAGGTCGAAGACGGGGATGCTTTCGTGCTGCACCCCGGCGAGTTCGTCCTGGGTGCCACATTTGAGAAGTTCACCCTGCCGGCGGATTTGGCCGGCCGCCTGGAGGGCAAGTCTTCGCTGGGGCGGTTGGGGTTGTTGACGCACTCAACGGCTGGCTTTATTGATCCGGGCTTTTGCGGGCATATCACGCTGGAGCTGTCGAATACGGCTAACTTGCCCATCACGCTGTGGCCGGGGATGAAGGTGGGGCAGCTGGCGCTGTTTAGGATGTCTTCGCCGGCGGAAAACCCTTACGGCACCGGCGCGTTGGGCTCAAAATATCAGGGGCAGCGCGGCCCCACGCCCTCGAAGTCGTACCTGAACTTCCGCTAG
- a CDS encoding ABC transporter ATP-binding protein, with protein sequence MHPGGPPPGPATKDRADVERLQEHPVSMRRVFGLFRPHVPTLLLITGLIVATSGLTVVQPFLVRHAVDEAIPAQDLTLLGWLVGGMVGLVVLTQGIGVVQTWLSTLVGQKIMHRLRTEVFANVQSQALAFFTSNRDGEIQSRLTNDISGMRGVVTTTATSIATNVTMTVATIIAMVALSPTLSLLSLVVLPPAIWLTRQTALLRRRILAKQQRAQAQLQQTIAEHLSVSGMRLSKTMGAQDRVYAQFAKVSEELITLELESQLAGRWRMASMQIIFGIIPALVYLVAGLVMARELDTSMTIGTLIAFSTLQTQLFRPVTGLLNVSAQWVASMALFSRIFEYLDLTPDLPEPTQPADASLNSPSLTFRQVGYTYPGADRSALRGIDLHVPAGTTTALVGHTGSGKSTAAMLAARLADPTEGTVLLGGVDLRRLSAAARAQHIGVVSQETYLLHASVRENLLFSRPDATDSELWAALRLAHVDQVIAGLPEGLDTVVGSRGYRFSGGEQQRLSLARTLLRDPDVLILDEATSALDNETERAIQEAVLGSGTTRLVIAHRLSTIQDADQIVVLDDGAIVQRGTHAQLLASGGAYADLVAAAQARDGGGNGASAD encoded by the coding sequence ATGCACCCCGGAGGACCCCCACCCGGCCCCGCGACCAAGGACCGCGCAGACGTCGAACGCCTGCAAGAGCACCCCGTGAGCATGCGCCGCGTCTTCGGCCTCTTTCGCCCGCACGTGCCCACCCTGCTGCTTATCACCGGGCTGATTGTGGCAACCTCGGGGCTAACCGTGGTCCAGCCCTTCTTGGTGCGCCACGCAGTTGATGAGGCCATTCCAGCCCAAGACCTCACCCTGTTGGGCTGGCTGGTGGGAGGCATGGTGGGGCTGGTGGTGCTCACCCAGGGCATCGGCGTGGTGCAAACCTGGCTGTCTACCCTGGTGGGCCAAAAGATTATGCACCGCCTGCGCACGGAGGTCTTTGCTAATGTCCAATCCCAGGCGCTGGCGTTTTTTACCAGCAATCGCGACGGCGAGATTCAATCCCGCCTGACCAATGACATCTCCGGCATGCGTGGCGTGGTCACCACTACCGCCACCTCCATTGCCACCAATGTCACCATGACGGTGGCCACCATCATCGCCATGGTGGCGCTTTCACCCACCTTGTCGCTGCTATCCCTGGTGGTCCTGCCCCCTGCCATTTGGCTCACGCGTCAAACCGCCCTGCTGCGTCGGCGCATCCTGGCCAAACAACAACGCGCCCAGGCGCAGTTGCAGCAGACCATCGCGGAGCACCTTTCGGTCTCCGGCATGCGCCTGAGCAAAACCATGGGCGCCCAGGATCGCGTCTATGCGCAGTTTGCAAAGGTCTCAGAAGAGCTCATTACCCTGGAGCTGGAATCTCAGCTGGCCGGCCGGTGGCGTATGGCGTCCATGCAAATCATTTTCGGCATTATCCCTGCCCTGGTCTACCTGGTGGCCGGGCTGGTGATGGCCCGCGAGCTAGACACCTCCATGACCATCGGCACGCTCATCGCTTTCTCCACCCTGCAAACCCAGCTCTTCCGCCCCGTCACCGGCCTTCTCAACGTTTCTGCCCAGTGGGTGGCCTCCATGGCGCTGTTTAGCCGCATTTTTGAATACTTAGACCTCACCCCGGACCTGCCTGAGCCTACCCAGCCTGCCGATGCCTCCCTAAACTCGCCCTCCCTTACCTTCCGCCAGGTGGGCTACACCTATCCGGGCGCGGACCGGTCAGCCTTGCGCGGCATCGACCTGCATGTGCCCGCCGGAACCACCACCGCACTGGTGGGCCACACCGGTTCTGGCAAGTCCACGGCCGCGATGCTGGCAGCGCGCCTGGCAGACCCCACCGAGGGCACCGTCCTGCTCGGCGGCGTGGACCTGCGGCGGCTTTCTGCCGCTGCGCGCGCCCAGCACATAGGCGTGGTCAGCCAGGAGACCTACCTGCTGCACGCTTCTGTGCGGGAGAATCTGCTGTTCTCTCGTCCCGATGCCACCGATTCCGAACTCTGGGCCGCCCTCCGCCTTGCCCACGTGGACCAGGTCATCGCCGGCCTGCCGGAGGGGCTTGATACCGTGGTGGGCTCGCGCGGCTACCGTTTCTCCGGGGGTGAACAGCAGCGCCTTTCCTTGGCGCGTACTCTCCTGCGTGACCCGGATGTCCTGATTCTCGACGAGGCCACCTCCGCCCTGGACAATGAAACCGAGCGCGCTATCCAGGAGGCCGTCCTGGGCTCCGGCACCACCCGCTTGGTCATCGCCCACCGCCTGTCCACCATCCAAGACGCCGACCAGATTGTGGTGCTTGACGATGGCGCCATCGTCCAACGCGGCACCCACGCCCAGCTGCTGGCCAGCGGCGGCGCCTACGCGGACCTCGTCGCGGCGGCCCAAGCGCGCGACGGTGGCGGTAACGGGGCATCGGCAGACTAG
- a CDS encoding MarR family winged helix-turn-helix transcriptional regulator translates to MKDTAPLSAELGELTVRVSHILRRRSRQLPLAPHQHRALGVISHGPLRPGQLADALRITPRAATAVVDALVAENLVATGPDPQDRRAKVVSITAAGRKYLAATRAKRAEISQELFGALSPREQQELARLLRHIIADAEATDHPGHHPGHRHGCGDHPDHRHGRGDHHDDYPDHRLGHGGPGARASKPGASRS, encoded by the coding sequence GTGAAAGACACTGCCCCGCTCAGCGCCGAATTGGGCGAGCTCACCGTGCGTGTGAGCCACATTCTGCGCCGCCGCAGCCGCCAGCTCCCTTTGGCCCCGCACCAGCACCGTGCACTCGGCGTCATCTCCCACGGCCCCCTTCGGCCAGGTCAGCTTGCCGATGCCCTGCGCATCACCCCCCGCGCCGCCACCGCCGTTGTTGATGCCCTGGTGGCAGAAAACCTGGTAGCCACTGGCCCTGACCCCCAGGATCGGCGCGCCAAGGTGGTCAGCATTACCGCCGCTGGGCGCAAGTATCTGGCCGCCACCCGCGCCAAGCGCGCGGAGATTTCTCAGGAGCTCTTCGGAGCATTGAGCCCCCGCGAGCAGCAGGAACTAGCACGGCTGCTGCGCCACATTATTGCCGATGCTGAAGCCACCGACCATCCTGGACACCACCCCGGCCACCGGCACGGTTGCGGCGACCACCCCGACCACCGGCACGGTCGCGGCGACCACCACGATGACTATCCCGACCACAGGCTCGGTCACGGCGGACCCGGCGCCAGGGCGAGCAAGCCAGGGGCTAGCCGCAGCTGA
- a CDS encoding VanW family protein has product MKNVTGKQGWVISLGILMGLIVLAGVAYAMDVAAHQGKVPRGVSVGGVDISTMDREAAVAKLSTELADVASRPVSVQAGARQSSFVPADAGLSPNFAAAVAGIPDESLNPFTRLASLVRPLSEHAVAFDIDAAAFATAMDRVEDELTTAPKDGDLDVTPDGFNVTEPVLGQSVERAELDQAVQDQWLDPAGVKVDATEVEPAVNTEAIESMRKGPAAQALDKDIVVHGREGVDAVLDRAARAEFVSIAREDGALHLNVDVQRARELLAEGLAASEVQGTNAKLSFAGGTRQVTPSVDGTVVDWDKTLEGFEDRVRGIGGAEREFAAEYKPEPATFTTEMAQNATFDQVVGEFTTSGYSAASGENIRIVAQTVNGAIVGPGETFSLNGYTGPRGTAQGYVESGVIIDGRGGTAVGGGISQFATTLYNAAYFAGMDDAGHTAHSYYISRYPAGREATVYEGAIDLRFTNSSPHPVRIDTIFGSGEITVRLMGVKTVNVESTNNGRWAHTQPTRKQVSGPNCQPSGGAPGFTTSDTRTIRDLSGNVLRQETQTTVYDPQPIVSCG; this is encoded by the coding sequence GTGAAAAATGTTACCGGCAAGCAGGGTTGGGTTATCTCCCTTGGGATCCTGATGGGGCTTATCGTTTTGGCGGGAGTGGCCTATGCCATGGACGTGGCCGCGCACCAGGGCAAGGTCCCGCGCGGAGTCAGCGTGGGTGGGGTAGACATTTCCACCATGGACCGTGAGGCCGCAGTAGCAAAGCTCTCCACAGAGCTTGCCGATGTCGCCTCCCGTCCCGTCAGCGTCCAGGCCGGGGCCCGCCAGTCCAGCTTCGTGCCTGCCGATGCCGGCCTTTCCCCCAACTTTGCTGCCGCCGTGGCGGGCATTCCAGATGAGTCGCTCAATCCCTTTACCCGGCTAGCTAGCCTGGTGCGCCCGCTAAGCGAACACGCGGTGGCTTTCGATATTGATGCCGCGGCGTTTGCCACCGCGATGGACCGCGTGGAAGACGAACTAACCACCGCCCCTAAGGACGGGGACCTGGACGTGACCCCGGATGGCTTCAACGTCACCGAGCCGGTATTAGGCCAGTCCGTGGAGCGCGCCGAATTGGACCAAGCGGTCCAAGACCAGTGGCTGGATCCTGCTGGTGTCAAGGTGGATGCCACCGAAGTAGAACCGGCCGTCAACACGGAAGCCATCGAGTCCATGCGCAAAGGCCCGGCCGCCCAAGCGCTAGACAAAGACATCGTGGTTCACGGCCGCGAAGGGGTAGACGCCGTGCTAGACCGCGCCGCCCGCGCGGAGTTTGTCTCTATCGCCCGCGAAGACGGCGCCCTGCACTTAAACGTCGATGTCCAGCGCGCCCGGGAACTGCTGGCGGAAGGTTTGGCGGCATCGGAAGTCCAAGGCACCAACGCCAAACTCAGCTTCGCTGGCGGCACCCGCCAAGTCACCCCCTCCGTCGATGGCACCGTGGTGGACTGGGACAAGACCCTCGAAGGGTTTGAAGACCGCGTGCGCGGCATAGGCGGGGCCGAGCGCGAGTTCGCCGCAGAGTACAAGCCGGAACCGGCCACCTTCACCACCGAAATGGCGCAGAATGCCACCTTTGACCAAGTGGTGGGGGAGTTTACTACCTCGGGCTATTCGGCGGCATCGGGAGAAAACATCCGCATTGTCGCCCAGACCGTCAACGGCGCCATTGTTGGGCCTGGGGAGACTTTCTCCCTCAACGGTTACACCGGCCCGCGCGGCACCGCCCAAGGCTACGTGGAATCCGGTGTGATCATCGACGGGCGCGGCGGCACCGCAGTTGGCGGTGGCATCTCCCAATTCGCCACCACCCTCTACAATGCCGCCTACTTCGCCGGCATGGACGACGCCGGCCACACCGCGCACAGCTACTACATCTCCCGCTACCCCGCCGGGCGCGAAGCCACCGTCTACGAGGGCGCCATAGACCTGCGCTTTACCAACTCCTCCCCGCACCCTGTGCGCATTGACACCATCTTCGGCAGCGGCGAAATCACCGTCCGCCTCATGGGCGTTAAGACCGTCAACGTGGAGTCCACCAACAACGGCCGCTGGGCCCACACCCAGCCCACCCGCAAGCAGGTCTCTGGCCCCAACTGCCAGCCATCCGGCGGCGCGCCGGGCTTTACCACCTCAGATACCCGCACCATCCGGGATCTTTCCGGTAACGTGCTGCGACAAGAAACCCAAACCACCGTCTACGATCCGCAGCCGATAGTCAGCTGCGGCTAG
- a CDS encoding glycoside hydrolase family 3 N-terminal domain-containing protein: MKALMRVCTGLAAASAVLCACAPDAAQSSRESATPAAATPTASPTSAATQNAHNAQNNQSSQNTRNTQNSPSSKSAATPAPAFTLRPEVPAQDRRAAAASLLFPGVSNFDDALHKLNAGVGGIFITSWADPALLTEPGRDIHALRQLVGRPFHVAIDFEGGRVQRFSEILGTYPSPQALAAGTPQQVEATAYDIGTRLHAHGIDVNFAPVLDVDGAGLEVVGDRSFSPDPQRAGEYGMAFARGLENAGVGAVFKHYPGHGRASGDTHTGTAITPHLAEMTGFDLVPWRTALAGEPRADVMVGHMVVPGLGDGTTPASLNPHAYGLLRNHDGFRNLAYTDDLTGMRAITDHYTPAQAVVAAIAAGADQALWSTAVDIDSVIDQVVAAVEEGRIHPQRFAAAVERVRADQGLHPNP, translated from the coding sequence GTGAAGGCGTTGATGAGGGTGTGCACCGGGTTGGCAGCAGCCAGCGCGGTGTTGTGCGCCTGCGCGCCGGATGCGGCGCAGTCTTCCCGGGAGTCCGCAACCCCCGCTGCTGCGACGCCGACTGCGTCCCCAACGTCGGCCGCCACACAGAACGCCCACAACGCGCAGAACAACCAGAGCAGCCAGAACACCCGAAACACCCAGAACAGCCCGAGTAGCAAATCCGCCGCGACCCCCGCCCCGGCATTTACCCTGCGCCCCGAAGTCCCGGCGCAGGACCGCCGCGCTGCCGCGGCCTCTTTGCTCTTCCCCGGAGTAAGCAACTTTGACGATGCCCTGCACAAACTCAACGCCGGTGTAGGCGGCATCTTCATTACCAGCTGGGCAGACCCGGCGCTGCTGACAGAACCAGGGCGCGATATTCACGCCCTGCGCCAGCTGGTGGGCCGGCCCTTCCACGTAGCCATCGACTTCGAGGGCGGGCGCGTGCAACGCTTCTCTGAGATCCTGGGTACCTACCCCTCCCCGCAGGCCCTGGCGGCGGGCACCCCGCAGCAGGTGGAAGCCACTGCGTACGACATTGGTACGCGCCTGCACGCCCACGGTATCGATGTCAACTTTGCCCCGGTGCTTGACGTCGATGGCGCTGGGTTGGAAGTGGTGGGGGACCGCTCCTTCTCCCCGGACCCGCAGCGCGCGGGCGAGTACGGCATGGCCTTTGCCCGGGGGCTAGAAAACGCCGGCGTGGGGGCGGTGTTTAAGCACTACCCGGGCCATGGGAGGGCATCGGGAGACACGCACACAGGCACCGCTATTACCCCGCACCTGGCAGAAATGACGGGCTTTGACCTGGTGCCCTGGCGCACCGCCTTGGCCGGGGAGCCGCGCGCGGATGTGATGGTGGGCCACATGGTGGTCCCCGGTCTGGGCGATGGCACCACCCCCGCCAGCCTTAACCCGCACGCCTACGGGCTGCTGCGCAACCACGATGGGTTTAGAAACCTGGCCTATACCGATGACCTGACGGGCATGCGCGCCATTACAGACCATTACACCCCGGCGCAGGCGGTGGTGGCGGCCATTGCCGCCGGAGCGGACCAGGCGCTATGGTCCACGGCGGTAGACATTGATAGCGTGATTGACCAGGTAGTTGCCGCTGTGGAGGAGGGGCGCATCCACCCGCAACGCTTCGCCGCCGCGGTCGAGCGGGTGCGTGCAGACCAAGGGCTGCATCCCAACCCCTAA
- a CDS encoding universal stress protein codes for MSNGQTMLIAFDGSPRAARALEHAARLLRPTTVEILTAWEPVARQAARTVSRTGVHQTVLDAEAAAEDPAQAEALKLCRRGVEVAQSLGLAGRAHLVEASTTIASAIVDAARELDVDVIVTGTRALSGFRAWWNSSTADQIVRASGLPVFIVPPELEEDEEEEPEYFEES; via the coding sequence ATGAGTAATGGTCAAACCATGCTGATCGCTTTCGATGGCTCCCCGCGCGCCGCTCGTGCTCTGGAGCACGCCGCCCGGCTGCTGCGGCCGACCACGGTAGAAATCCTCACCGCCTGGGAGCCCGTGGCCCGCCAAGCAGCGCGCACTGTCAGCCGCACCGGTGTCCACCAAACTGTGCTCGACGCTGAGGCCGCCGCGGAGGATCCCGCTCAGGCTGAAGCGCTGAAGCTCTGTCGGCGCGGCGTGGAGGTCGCCCAGTCCCTGGGCCTGGCTGGGCGAGCCCACCTGGTGGAGGCTTCCACCACCATTGCCTCTGCCATTGTCGATGCCGCCCGGGAGCTCGACGTAGATGTCATCGTCACCGGCACCCGCGCGCTGTCCGGGTTCCGGGCCTGGTGGAACTCCTCTACCGCGGACCAGATTGTGCGTGCCAGTGGCCTACCGGTGTTCATCGTGCCACCGGAGCTGGAGGAAGACGAAGAGGAAGAGCCCGAGTACTTCGAGGAGTCTTAA
- a CDS encoding DUF2613 domain-containing protein produces the protein MAHETEPAPQRADSARLSKRSLSPALGSAVVGIALGVVAVVGIAQFSGHNTVPPSQAVSADDALLGGPEYGSRN, from the coding sequence ATGGCACACGAGACGGAACCCGCACCGCAGCGCGCAGACAGCGCCCGGTTAAGCAAGCGCTCCTTGAGCCCCGCGCTGGGCTCCGCTGTAGTGGGCATTGCCTTGGGCGTGGTGGCCGTGGTGGGCATTGCCCAGTTCAGCGGTCACAACACCGTCCCGCCCTCCCAAGCTGTCTCTGCTGACGATGCCCTCTTGGGCGGGCCCGAGTACGGCTCCCGCAACTAG